GCAAGATTGACGATGAAGATGGACATGCCTTCAGATTTGCGCTGCACCTCATTAATTGGGGTGGTGCGAGCTAGCAAAATCATCAGATCAGAATGTTGAATACGAGAGATCCAAACCTTCTGACCATTCACAACATACTGATCCCCTTTTTTCACGGCAGTAGTTTTTAACTTCGTGGTGTCGGTGCCGGTAGTGGGCTCTGTCACAGCCATGCTTTGGAGGCGAAGTTCACCACTAGCAATTTTTGGCAAATACATTTTTTTCTGTGCTTCAGATCCATGGCGTAATAAAGTGCCCATGTTGTACATCTGCCCATGGCAAGAGCCAGCATTGCCGCCCGAAAAGTTAATCTCCTCCATGATGACGGAAGCTTCCGCTAAACCTAATCCAGAGCCACCATATTCTTCCGGTATTAATGCTGCTAACCAGCCGGCCTCAGTCATGGCTTTCACAAAAGCCTCAGGGTAGCTCCGTTCATGATCTACTTTTTGCCAGTAGGCTGAGTCGAAATTTCCACAGAGGTCTCGTAAGGCCTCGCGCATTTCCTGGTATTGGTCTGGCTTGGGTATGACTTGATTCATGAAAGTCTCGTTTTATAGGTTTTATGTGTTTCAAACGTTAGTTTAAGCAAGATTTGAAAATCCTGGAAAATGATGAAAATCAGGCGAAAATAGCCGATATAGCATTTAAAAAATCTATCTAAATGGATAAATAAGGGACAAGGACCTGCCAATGCAAAAGAATCACCGACAAATCCTTTCTGGAGTCAAAGTTCTTGAGTTGGGCCAGCTGCTTGCAGGCCCATTTGCAGCCAAAACTCTCGCGGATTTTGGTGCAGAAGTGATTAAGGTTGAGTCCCCAGGTCTGGGTGACCCTTTGCGCAAATGGCGAATGCTTCACGAGGGCACATCAGTTTGGTGGCAAGCCCAATCTCGCAATAAGCAATCGGTCTGTTTGGATCTGCGTGTAAAAGAAGGTCAGGAGATCGCCCGAAAGTTGGCACTCGAGGCTGATGTTGTGATTGAAAATTTTCGACCAGGTACATTAGAGAAGTGGGGCTTAGGTTGGGAGCAGCTGCATAAAGTAAACCCAAAGTTGATCATGTTGCGCATCTCTGGCTATGGTCAGGATGGACCCAGACGTGATGAGCCTGGTTTTGCAGCAATTGGTGAGGCAATGGCCGGTTTGCGTTACATCACAGGCCATCCAAATGAGGTTCCAGTGAGAGCAGGTGTATCTCTTGGCGACACGATTGCAGGTTTGCATGGTGCGCTGGGTGTATTACTGGCTTTATACGAGCGAGATGCTCGCGGAGGACAAGGTCAAATGATTGATGTGGCTTTGTATGAAGCGGTATTTAATTTGACCGAAAGCTTATTGCCGGAGTACTCAGCATTTGGCGCTATTCGTCAGCCGGCAGGCGGTGCTTTGCCCGGAATCGCCCCCTCCAACGCCTATCGTTGTGGCGACGGGCAGTATGTTTTGATCGCTGGAAATGGCGACTCCATCTACAAGCGTTTAATGACCTTGATTGGTAGAGTGGACTTAGGTGAAGATCCTGCATTGGCTCATAACGATGGCCGTGCTAAGCGAGTCAGTGAGATTGATGCAGCAATTAATGCTTGGACTGAATCCTTAACTCTGGATCAGGTGCTAAAGGGTCTGCTGGAAGCAGAAGTGCCTTCTGGCAAGATTTATACGGCCAAGGATATTGCAGAGGATCCTCACTATCAGGCTCGTGGCGTGATTGAGACTGTTCAGGCTGCGAGTGGCCTAAAAGTCCAGGTTCCCGGAATTATTCCTAAACTTTCTCAAAACCCTGGATCCATTCGTTATCGCGCTCCCACCTTAGGAGAGCATACTGACGAAGTGCTTAAATCCGCTGGCCTTACTGAAGAACAAATTACTATTCTCAAAAAATCTGGGGTCCTCGCTTAATGGACCATGCGCTCCAGCATTTTTTTGGATGGTTTGGTATGCCATCCGTTGGATTGCCGGCCGTATTTATCAGTGCCTTCGTTTCTGCAACATTGCTCCCTGTTGGCTCGGAACCAATTCTTTTTGGATACACTTCATTAAATCCAAATATGTACTGGCTTGCAATCTTCGTTGCAACAATCGGTAATACCATGGGCGGTATGTTTGATTGGTGGCTTGGGCTTATAGCGAGTAAAAGAATTAAGTCTGTCGAGGTAACGACCCAGGGTCGCTTGCGAGAATGGCTCAAAGAGTGGGGCCCTAAAATGCTACTCTTTTCTTGGTTGCCTGGTTTTGGTGATCCACTTTGCATTGCCGCAGGCTGGCTCCGTTTAGCCTGGTTCCCATGCCTTATCTATATGTTTATTGGTAAATTATTACGTTATCTCACGATGACTTGGTTGCTCACCTTGGTGCCCGATAGTTTTTGGCATCAATTGGGTCATTGGCTGCATTTGATCTAAATTCATTCGTTGTATCCTATGTTTTTAATCCCTATTTATCCCTTCACTTGTTGAGAATATTGATATGTCTTCTTTAAAAGGTAAAACAGCTTTAGTTACTGGCTCTACTAGTGGCATTGGTTTAGGAATGGCAATTGCTTTAGCTAAGCAAGGCGTCAACATTATGGCTAATGGCTTTGGCGAGAAAGACGAAGCTATTGCAAAAATCAAAGCGTACGGTGTAGAGGTGGATTACCACGGCGCTGATATGAGCAAGTCTGCTGAGATTGAAGATCTGATTAAGCAAACCGAAAAACGCTTTGGCTCTTTAGATGTTTTGATTAATAACGCAGGTATTCAGTACACGGCAAATATTGAAGACTTTCCAACAGACAAGTGGGATGCCATTATTGCTATCAATCTTACTGCTGCATTTCATACAACGCACCATGCATTGCCAGGCATGAAAAAACGGAACTGGGGCCGCATTATTAATATCGCCTCTGTTCATGGCTTGGTAGCCTCTACACAAAAATCAGCTTATGTTGCGGCTAAGCATGGCATTATTGGTTTGACTAAAGTCACTGCGCTTGAGAATGCGCATACTGGCATTACCTGTAACGCAATTTGCCCAGGCTGGGTATTGACCCCCTTGGTTCAAAAGCAGGTGGATGCGCGCGCAGAGCGTGAGGGCATCACAAATGATGCCGCTAAGATTGCCTTGGTTTCTGAAAAACAACCATCTGGAGAATTTGTTTCTCCAGAGCAGTTGGCTGCTTTAGCGGTATTCCTCTGTGGTCCAGATGCATCTGAAGTTCGCGGTGTTGCTTGGAATATGGATGGTGGCTGGGCTGCGCAGTAAATAGATTTAAGGAGCTCGATCTCCTTTTTTCTTTGCGGTTTTAGCTTTGGCAGGGCGCCTTATAGACACGGTCTACTTTGCCGGCCATTAAGAGTTGGCTCGGTAGTGTGCGTCCCATTAAAGATTGCAAATCTTTTGAGCATGCTAGCAGTGCATCGATCTCC
Above is a genomic segment from Polynucleobacter sp. MG-5-Ahmo-C2 containing:
- a CDS encoding CaiB/BaiF CoA-transferase family protein, whose translation is MQKNHRQILSGVKVLELGQLLAGPFAAKTLADFGAEVIKVESPGLGDPLRKWRMLHEGTSVWWQAQSRNKQSVCLDLRVKEGQEIARKLALEADVVIENFRPGTLEKWGLGWEQLHKVNPKLIMLRISGYGQDGPRRDEPGFAAIGEAMAGLRYITGHPNEVPVRAGVSLGDTIAGLHGALGVLLALYERDARGGQGQMIDVALYEAVFNLTESLLPEYSAFGAIRQPAGGALPGIAPSNAYRCGDGQYVLIAGNGDSIYKRLMTLIGRVDLGEDPALAHNDGRAKRVSEIDAAINAWTESLTLDQVLKGLLEAEVPSGKIYTAKDIAEDPHYQARGVIETVQAASGLKVQVPGIIPKLSQNPGSIRYRAPTLGEHTDEVLKSAGLTEEQITILKKSGVLA
- a CDS encoding 3-hydroxybutyrate dehydrogenase; this translates as MSSLKGKTALVTGSTSGIGLGMAIALAKQGVNIMANGFGEKDEAIAKIKAYGVEVDYHGADMSKSAEIEDLIKQTEKRFGSLDVLINNAGIQYTANIEDFPTDKWDAIIAINLTAAFHTTHHALPGMKKRNWGRIINIASVHGLVASTQKSAYVAAKHGIIGLTKVTALENAHTGITCNAICPGWVLTPLVQKQVDARAEREGITNDAAKIALVSEKQPSGEFVSPEQLAALAVFLCGPDASEVRGVAWNMDGGWAAQ
- a CDS encoding YqaA family protein; this encodes MDHALQHFFGWFGMPSVGLPAVFISAFVSATLLPVGSEPILFGYTSLNPNMYWLAIFVATIGNTMGGMFDWWLGLIASKRIKSVEVTTQGRLREWLKEWGPKMLLFSWLPGFGDPLCIAAGWLRLAWFPCLIYMFIGKLLRYLTMTWLLTLVPDSFWHQLGHWLHLI